A single window of Paenibacillus sp. SYP-B4298 DNA harbors:
- a CDS encoding acyl-CoA thioesterase: MNRSLQTAEPLSSAKPSSASYTIKASIVLPPDTNHHGTIFGGKLMAYIDDVATIAATRHARRPVVTASTDSVDFLHPVKKGDAVCLSAFVTWTHHTSMEIFVRVVTEDLLTGERKVCATSFLTFVALDDSGRPAVVPGVYPETKEERRLYETAPDRKAARKIRRQESRQFAAYFGADYRLGQTPRSSLLQLVAEDKHEHEQPQLNSYASGWEAEW; this comes from the coding sequence ATGAACCGATCGCTTCAAACTGCCGAGCCGCTTAGCTCTGCCAAGCCGTCCAGTGCCTCTTATACGATTAAAGCCTCCATTGTACTGCCACCCGATACGAATCATCACGGCACCATCTTCGGCGGCAAACTGATGGCCTATATTGATGATGTAGCCACCATTGCCGCTACTCGTCATGCACGGCGGCCAGTCGTCACAGCGTCCACCGATTCTGTCGACTTTCTGCACCCTGTTAAAAAGGGAGATGCGGTCTGCTTGTCCGCCTTCGTTACATGGACGCATCATACCTCCATGGAAATCTTCGTGCGGGTCGTGACCGAGGATCTGCTGACTGGAGAACGCAAAGTATGCGCCACCTCCTTCCTCACCTTCGTCGCTCTCGACGACTCGGGTCGTCCGGCTGTCGTGCCAGGAGTATACCCGGAGACGAAGGAAGAACGACGCTTGTATGAGACAGCCCCAGACCGCAAGGCAGCGCGCAAGATCAGGCGGCAAGAAAGCCGGCAATTCGCAGCGTATTTCGGAGCCGACTACCGGCTTGGCCAAACCCCGCGCTCCAGCCTGCTTCAGCTCGTTGCCGAGGATAAGCATGAGCATGAACAGCCTCAGCTTAACAGCTACGCATCTGGCTGGGAGGCAGAATGGTAA